In a genomic window of Opitutales bacterium:
- a CDS encoding response regulator, producing MSELRKILIIDDEEFIRESLGDHFEDRGWVVCTAESGEAALMLMETVHPDACLVDVRMGGMDGDTFVSMASEKFSGPVYAIYTGSPEYALPAEFRNLRHILTEPIRKPVQDMDKLVGIIADLIDRNCN from the coding sequence ATGTCTGAATTGAGGAAGATTCTGATTATCGATGATGAAGAGTTTATTCGTGAAAGCCTTGGAGATCATTTCGAAGATCGTGGCTGGGTCGTCTGCACTGCCGAGAGTGGAGAAGCCGCTTTGATGCTGATGGAAACAGTGCATCCAGATGCATGTTTGGTGGATGTGCGTATGGGAGGCATGGACGGCGATACCTTCGTTTCCATGGCTTCAGAAAAGTTTTCGGGACCTGTATACGCTATATATACTGGGTCTCCTGAATATGCTCTTCCGGCGGAGTTCAGGAATCTGAGGCATATATTGACTGAACCCATTCGTAAGCCGGTGCAGGATATGGATAAACTAGTTGGCATCATCGCCGATCTAATAGATCGGAATTGCAACTGA
- a CDS encoding PAS domain S-box protein — protein MDGDLRVTQWNAKAIEETGMSFEDAEGQRVADVLDLSFEEEMLIQKAIETRQTQFVPRRYSQDGVTSIYTDATVFPLLSGISDGAMIRIDDVSDKVRMEEIMIQSEKMLSVGGLAAGMAHEINNPLAGMMQTASVLRNRLGTIDAPLANRRAAAEVGIDLDGVSSYMEKRGAYRMLDTIVDSGKRVAQVVDNMLAFARKADAHSVVMDPKELLDKALELAQSDYDLKKNHDFRRIEIIRDYGAEVVSITCEPAKIQQVFLNILRNGAEAMQDAGVEQPRFILGISANSVDGMAQISISDNGPGMSDETRKRVFEPFFTTKPVGVGTGLGLSVSYFIIAEGHDGKLEVESAPGKGTRFLISLPMSDSSYV, from the coding sequence GTGGACGGTGATTTGCGAGTCACTCAATGGAACGCCAAGGCGATTGAGGAGACTGGAATGAGTTTTGAAGATGCTGAAGGGCAACGGGTTGCAGATGTATTAGATCTCTCTTTTGAGGAAGAAATGCTTATCCAAAAAGCGATAGAAACTCGCCAGACACAATTCGTCCCGAGGCGTTACTCACAAGATGGAGTCACGAGTATTTATACTGATGCCACCGTATTTCCTCTGCTTTCAGGAATCTCCGACGGGGCCATGATCAGGATCGATGATGTTTCTGACAAAGTCCGTATGGAAGAAATTATGATTCAAAGTGAAAAGATGCTTTCGGTTGGGGGCCTTGCTGCCGGTATGGCGCATGAGATTAATAATCCTCTGGCTGGGATGATGCAGACTGCGAGTGTCCTACGTAACCGTTTAGGGACTATCGATGCTCCTTTAGCAAATCGGAGAGCTGCAGCTGAGGTGGGTATAGACCTCGATGGAGTTTCTAGTTACATGGAAAAGCGTGGAGCATACCGGATGCTTGATACTATAGTGGATTCTGGCAAACGAGTAGCTCAAGTAGTTGATAATATGCTCGCATTTGCGAGAAAGGCAGATGCGCACTCTGTGGTTATGGATCCGAAAGAGTTATTGGACAAAGCTCTTGAGCTCGCTCAGAGCGATTACGATCTGAAAAAGAATCACGATTTCCGCCGAATTGAAATCATCCGTGATTACGGCGCTGAAGTAGTCTCCATCACCTGTGAACCAGCGAAAATACAACAGGTCTTTCTCAATATCCTCAGGAACGGGGCCGAAGCTATGCAGGATGCAGGAGTCGAGCAACCTCGGTTCATTTTGGGGATTTCAGCAAACTCTGTTGATGGCATGGCTCAGATATCAATCTCCGATAATGGACCCGGGATGAGTGACGAAACGCGTAAGCGAGTATTTGAGCCCTTCTTCACTACCAAGCCCGTCGGTGTAGGCACTGGCCTGGGATTGAGTGTGTCATATTTCATCATTGCGGAAGGTCATGATGGAAAACTTGAGGTAGAGTCTGCTCCGGGAAAGGGCACCAGGTTTTTAATCTCACTCCCTATGAGTGATTCTAGCTATGTCTGA
- a CDS encoding PAS domain-containing protein: MIATDCEGHVVRMNPVAENLTGWSIASAFGKHADAVFNARSADDGIPISMVSRVLKHAESFSEEKDLLLYERSGFVFDIAGVASPIIDKNADGSMSGVVLVFRSILEQKQAERQNEASRQMLNLVLNTIPVQVFWKDRDGVFLGCNNLFANYAECETPDEVVGQTDASLGFKQSQSFVDAGRHIIEQGEARLGFEEELEMLDGSNQWLRSSKSPLFDPGGEVIGVLGTFEIITDQIIARQEAIESEERTLRERHSLATLALDLTIHEGELASVFDRLTEIAAETLEVERCGLWLFETNSTKVTFRSLYTRSHQAHSSGIEIDASDFPTYFGPIRAGGTVVCSDIYNDPRVAELKEPFLIPSSVGALIDMAVIVEGRVRGIIAIDHKGGRREWHSDEEYFARVIASIAAQAILAQERRETSNSLEQTKSYLSNVIDSMPSL, from the coding sequence GTGATTGCCACCGATTGTGAAGGCCATGTGGTTCGCATGAACCCTGTGGCCGAAAACTTGACTGGGTGGTCTATTGCCAGCGCGTTCGGAAAGCATGCTGACGCGGTGTTTAACGCTCGCTCTGCGGATGATGGTATTCCGATTTCTATGGTCAGTCGCGTTCTCAAGCATGCGGAGAGCTTCAGCGAGGAGAAAGACTTGTTGCTGTATGAGCGTAGTGGTTTCGTTTTCGACATCGCGGGTGTAGCATCTCCAATAATAGACAAAAATGCTGATGGCTCAATGAGTGGAGTGGTCCTTGTTTTTCGTAGTATTTTAGAGCAAAAGCAGGCCGAGCGTCAGAACGAGGCATCGCGACAAATGCTTAATCTGGTGTTGAATACCATACCCGTTCAAGTGTTCTGGAAGGACCGAGATGGGGTTTTCTTGGGCTGCAATAATCTCTTTGCAAACTATGCAGAGTGTGAAACACCTGACGAAGTTGTGGGTCAGACGGACGCGTCCCTTGGTTTCAAACAGAGCCAGTCTTTTGTGGATGCCGGTCGCCATATTATTGAACAGGGAGAAGCACGGCTCGGATTCGAGGAGGAATTGGAGATGCTGGATGGCTCAAACCAGTGGCTTCGCTCTTCAAAGAGTCCCCTCTTTGATCCAGGCGGAGAGGTGATTGGAGTTTTGGGGACCTTTGAGATAATCACCGACCAAATTATCGCCAGGCAAGAAGCTATAGAATCAGAGGAACGGACACTGCGAGAACGGCATTCGCTAGCAACTTTGGCGCTAGATCTAACTATTCACGAGGGAGAACTTGCCTCAGTCTTCGATCGACTGACTGAAATTGCGGCAGAAACACTTGAAGTGGAGCGCTGTGGGCTGTGGCTATTTGAAACAAACAGCACAAAAGTTACTTTTCGGAGTTTATATACGCGCAGTCACCAAGCGCACTCATCTGGAATTGAGATCGATGCGAGTGACTTTCCGACCTATTTCGGACCCATACGTGCCGGGGGAACCGTGGTGTGCTCAGATATTTATAACGACCCAAGGGTGGCCGAGCTCAAGGAACCGTTTTTGATTCCCTCAAGTGTGGGAGCTTTGATCGATATGGCGGTTATCGTGGAAGGTCGGGTTCGAGGCATCATCGCTATTGATCACAAAGGCGGACGACGTGAATGGCACTCTGATGAGGAATACTTCGCTCGTGTCATCGCGTCAATTGCCGCGCAGGCCATCCTAGCCCAGGAACGTCGAGAGACTTCAAACTCTCTCGAGCAGACAAAATCATACCTCTCAAACGTTATCGACTCCATGCCGTCGCTTTAG
- a CDS encoding transporter substrate-binding domain-containing protein, which yields MTMWSKTLLLLGCSGLMVSLFGRSEVLSEQEIGWLEANPDATIATFADLPPFAYIEDGELKGFCVDIHKLVVENLGIDLPISVGANQEGVDRVQWESLESGEIGGFLAGSVIESNFMQEVDVTLPIMSNIPVVYARSNSSFDIVGPQDLNGLRVGYKQSIRFIHNMLRTKSSATRRGYLDWQGAIDALLAGDVDLIIGFSTLRAQLEHYEDEIVGVAEFGGYRNDSGYLIHQSWRQLRNILNKGIAMISESEFIDLEERWGVRSVHRTGFLAVNAPAASLNVDPTIRLVTQVEGAPVAFLEGGELKGMVPDFIDEISNLLEVEIELIPKYGAAYGDALISGEVDGVFPILAGSDFMGTYFAETDPVLQINEYAYMRAGEDVAIETFSDPSGQVVGLVSPNGSLEERLDAVGATMVAYSDTELLLRGLEQREIDFAIGYFNLQAAVQANPLAELAHVFIDRGLVAGFGIRPDRPELLSSINSAIERLDSDRIEQILSRWQPGLNQAIDRSAFLARLTKLERLWLSQHPVIRVGSDSTFAPIAFQNRQGQYSGISINYIRQVEGLLGVDFVIEDDGVWSQLLQKAKDKEIDMFSSIAPTSQRREFLRFTEPYIRLPNMIFVGEGAGLLRSLDDLRGRRVSVGEGFAIEESMRRDFPEIILIPRKRLQDAIELVENGEVDAFVGNILTTGQIISEHRFRNVRVGGSTPYQSEISFGVREDWEPLVGILEKAIAALPSEEREAIYQRWAPVFLEREIDLSWVWKVSLPVLIIVVLIIGSNRLLKREVAQRTKDLKKSEEQLRRSLFAASEGDESGYFERMVLALQEATGATYVIIGEYRKTCSITTLAVAHESKTVPNFSYKLKGTPCEKVTGSRICIYEDGVTSLFPDDQLLIDMAIEAYVGWPIIDRERGVIGIVVCLYDRPIARDEVPRSILELYSLNIGAEMTRKLANQELRDSLRESKDHPFFNWRWRDCHRL from the coding sequence ATGACAATGTGGTCCAAAACACTCCTTTTACTGGGTTGCTCGGGGCTGATGGTTTCACTCTTTGGGCGTTCAGAAGTCTTGAGTGAGCAGGAGATAGGCTGGCTCGAAGCAAATCCTGATGCTACGATTGCGACTTTTGCGGATCTTCCTCCATTCGCTTATATTGAGGACGGTGAGCTGAAGGGCTTTTGCGTGGATATCCATAAGCTCGTTGTTGAAAATCTTGGCATCGATTTGCCTATATCGGTTGGCGCGAATCAGGAAGGCGTAGATCGCGTTCAGTGGGAATCTCTAGAATCCGGCGAGATCGGGGGTTTTTTGGCGGGTTCGGTTATAGAGTCTAATTTTATGCAGGAAGTGGATGTGACTCTTCCGATCATGTCTAACATCCCAGTCGTTTATGCACGTTCAAATTCCTCCTTTGATATCGTAGGGCCGCAAGATCTCAATGGTCTGAGAGTGGGTTATAAGCAGAGCATACGTTTTATCCACAATATGTTACGCACGAAGAGCTCAGCGACGCGGCGCGGCTATCTTGATTGGCAGGGCGCGATTGATGCTTTGTTGGCTGGGGATGTGGATTTAATAATTGGTTTCTCAACATTGAGGGCGCAATTGGAACACTATGAAGATGAAATTGTAGGCGTAGCTGAATTTGGGGGATATAGGAATGATTCGGGATACCTGATACATCAGTCCTGGAGACAGTTGAGGAATATCTTAAATAAAGGGATCGCGATGATCTCTGAGAGTGAGTTCATAGATCTCGAGGAGCGCTGGGGAGTGCGATCGGTTCATCGCACAGGATTTCTTGCAGTTAACGCGCCAGCTGCCTCGCTCAATGTGGACCCTACGATTCGATTAGTGACGCAAGTTGAGGGGGCTCCTGTGGCTTTTTTAGAAGGTGGTGAGCTCAAGGGTATGGTCCCAGACTTTATCGACGAAATTTCAAATCTGTTGGAGGTCGAGATTGAGCTAATTCCGAAGTATGGAGCTGCCTATGGTGACGCGTTGATATCCGGTGAAGTTGATGGCGTCTTTCCTATTCTAGCTGGATCAGACTTCATGGGGACATATTTTGCCGAGACTGATCCGGTTCTTCAGATCAATGAGTATGCCTACATGCGCGCAGGAGAAGACGTGGCTATCGAAACCTTTAGTGATCCGAGTGGCCAAGTGGTTGGCCTTGTGTCACCGAATGGTTCTCTTGAGGAGCGATTGGATGCAGTGGGGGCCACGATGGTTGCATACTCAGACACGGAGCTTTTATTACGTGGCCTCGAGCAACGGGAAATCGACTTCGCCATCGGGTACTTTAATCTCCAAGCAGCCGTTCAAGCAAATCCGCTTGCGGAGCTGGCACATGTTTTTATCGATCGAGGACTTGTTGCCGGTTTTGGAATTCGTCCCGATAGACCCGAATTGCTTTCAAGTATAAATAGCGCCATCGAACGCTTAGACTCGGATCGTATTGAACAAATCCTTTCCCGTTGGCAGCCTGGACTCAATCAGGCCATCGATCGTTCTGCTTTTCTTGCTCGTCTGACAAAACTAGAACGTCTTTGGCTGAGCCAACACCCGGTCATTAGAGTGGGTTCGGATAGCACATTTGCTCCGATTGCATTTCAGAATCGGCAGGGCCAATACAGTGGAATCTCCATTAATTACATACGCCAGGTCGAAGGTTTGTTGGGCGTCGACTTCGTTATCGAAGACGATGGGGTGTGGTCCCAGCTTTTGCAAAAGGCAAAAGACAAGGAGATCGATATGTTCTCGAGCATAGCACCAACGAGTCAACGGCGCGAATTCCTCAGATTTACTGAGCCCTATATTCGTTTGCCTAATATGATTTTCGTGGGTGAGGGAGCGGGTCTCTTGAGATCGCTAGACGATCTGAGGGGTCGACGGGTATCAGTTGGAGAAGGCTTTGCAATAGAGGAGTCTATGAGGCGGGACTTCCCTGAGATCATCCTCATTCCGCGTAAGCGACTTCAAGATGCAATCGAGCTTGTCGAAAATGGCGAGGTGGATGCATTTGTCGGAAACATCCTGACGACGGGCCAGATCATCTCAGAGCATCGATTTAGAAATGTGCGCGTGGGTGGCAGCACGCCATATCAGAGCGAAATATCATTTGGGGTTCGCGAAGACTGGGAGCCCTTGGTTGGAATACTTGAAAAGGCTATCGCAGCCTTACCGAGTGAAGAACGGGAGGCTATTTACCAACGTTGGGCTCCTGTTTTTCTAGAGCGAGAAATTGACCTGTCTTGGGTATGGAAAGTGTCGCTTCCGGTATTGATTATCGTAGTTTTAATCATCGGTTCGAATCGACTTTTGAAGCGTGAAGTAGCTCAACGCACCAAGGACCTGAAGAAAAGTGAGGAGCAGCTCCGTCGATCGCTCTTTGCTGCTTCTGAAGGGGATGAATCCGGATATTTTGAACGTATGGTGTTGGCACTCCAAGAGGCAACTGGTGCGACCTATGTCATTATTGGTGAGTATCGAAAAACCTGCAGTATTACCACGCTCGCGGTGGCTCATGAGAGTAAGACTGTCCCCAATTTTTCCTATAAGTTGAAGGGTACACCGTGTGAAAAAGTTACTGGATCTCGGATCTGTATCTATGAGGATGGAGTAACGAGTCTTTTTCCAGATGATCAGCTATTGATCGACATGGCTATAGAGGCCTATGTCGGCTGGCCGATCATCGATCGTGAACGAGGTGTTATTGGAATTGTCGTGTGCCTGTATGATCGCCCCATTGCCAGAGATGAAGTGCCTCGTTCTATACTCGAGCTGTATTCGCTCAATATCGGGGCGGAGATGACACGGAAACTTGCTAATCAAGAACTTCGCGACAGCCTTAGAGAATCTAAGGATCACCCTTTCTTCAATTGGCGATGGCGTGATTGCCACCGATTGTGA
- the rpsU gene encoding 30S ribosomal protein S21, protein MAIEVKIGKGEPVERALRRLKKRLDREGVIRDVRAKRYFEKPCEVKRRKKKVAAFTNMLRQRYQNM, encoded by the coding sequence ATGGCTATTGAGGTAAAAATCGGCAAAGGGGAACCTGTCGAACGCGCGCTGCGTCGCTTGAAGAAGCGTCTAGACCGCGAGGGGGTAATCCGCGATGTCAGAGCCAAGCGCTATTTTGAAAAACCTTGCGAAGTAAAACGCCGCAAGAAGAAGGTAGCTGCTTTCACCAATATGCTCCGCCAACGCTACCAGAATATGTAG
- the lpxA gene encoding acyl-ACP--UDP-N-acetylglucosamine O-acyltransferase, producing the protein MATEIHPQACVEKGAQLDEGVSIGPFAYVGAGVSLGKGTVLHHHASVEGMTVMGRDNEVFPYACIGGKTQDLKFKGGDLGLQVGDRNVFRESVTVHMSTIEGTRTEIGDDNNLLAYSHVAHDATVGSHLIMSSNAAIGGHCIVDDHVYIAWASGLSPFVRVGKFSIVGAMSKITKNVPPFLMVDGNPGRVRTINKVRLERMGYDASAIEAAKSIYRTIYREGLNRSQAVEKLKENPESDAELYQLMIQFHGDSKMGYL; encoded by the coding sequence ATGGCTACTGAAATTCATCCGCAGGCGTGTGTCGAAAAGGGTGCCCAGCTCGACGAAGGTGTTTCTATTGGTCCATTTGCCTATGTCGGGGCTGGGGTTTCACTGGGTAAAGGCACCGTTCTGCATCACCACGCTAGTGTTGAGGGTATGACGGTCATGGGTCGGGACAACGAGGTCTTTCCGTATGCGTGCATCGGAGGGAAGACTCAGGACCTGAAATTTAAGGGCGGCGATCTCGGGCTTCAGGTCGGAGATAGGAATGTGTTTCGCGAGTCGGTGACTGTTCACATGTCGACGATCGAAGGAACGCGCACGGAGATCGGTGATGATAACAATTTGCTGGCGTATAGCCATGTGGCGCACGACGCGACCGTCGGGAGTCATCTCATAATGAGCTCGAACGCTGCTATCGGTGGCCATTGTATCGTAGATGATCACGTCTATATCGCATGGGCGTCGGGATTGTCTCCTTTTGTGAGAGTAGGGAAATTCTCAATCGTGGGTGCCATGAGCAAAATTACCAAAAATGTTCCTCCTTTTCTCATGGTGGACGGAAACCCTGGTCGTGTGCGAACGATCAATAAGGTGAGGTTGGAGCGCATGGGTTATGACGCATCCGCGATCGAAGCGGCCAAGAGTATCTATCGTACGATCTACCGCGAAGGTCTCAATCGATCACAGGCAGTCGAAAAACTCAAAGAGAATCCGGAGAGTGATGCAGAGCTCTACCAGCTCATGATCCAGTTTCATGGTGATTCGAAAATGGGTTATCTATAG
- the lpxC gene encoding UDP-3-O-[3-hydroxymyristoyl] N-acetylglucosamine deacetylase, which produces MKEQTLASEASISGKSLHTGNPVNMTIKPADAGTGFLFCRSDLEGKPSVKADVSFVTDLLRQTTIEDGDAVFHTIEHILSALRGCGVDNAIVELDASEPPICDGSARPFVELIQEAGLIEQDREREFIELADSVAVSSGKSSMIALPYDGFKITCTSADDRGLHSQHLSLEIDPETYAEDISKSRTFVVYEDIEELLRQGKVRGGSLDSAIVLKGDKILSKEPLRYVDEMVRHKMLDIIGDLTLLGKPLKAHIVAALPGHRLNAELTKAIRMKQSTQKLVKKEVPPPLPTDAPEVPDLTQVDMDVRKLIEVLPHRYPFIMLDRIVEVSEDCDKLWAIKNVTINEPFFQGHFPGRPVMPGVLQLEAMAQAGGVLLMRKTGSTSTLAFFMSADKVKFRNTVEPGDQLCIEVSLNKIRHNRIGVCSAQCRVGDKVVSSAELMFTLVIPTDEDS; this is translated from the coding sequence ATGAAAGAACAGACGCTTGCATCTGAGGCATCAATTTCCGGTAAGTCTCTACATACTGGAAATCCGGTGAATATGACGATTAAACCTGCCGACGCTGGCACAGGCTTCCTTTTCTGTCGTTCAGATCTAGAAGGAAAACCATCAGTGAAAGCTGACGTCAGCTTTGTGACGGATCTTCTGCGCCAGACTACGATTGAAGACGGGGATGCAGTGTTTCATACCATCGAACACATTTTGTCCGCTCTGCGCGGTTGTGGAGTGGATAACGCCATCGTCGAATTAGATGCATCTGAGCCACCGATTTGTGACGGGTCGGCGCGGCCCTTTGTGGAACTCATCCAAGAGGCAGGGCTGATTGAGCAGGATCGGGAGCGCGAATTCATCGAGCTGGCCGATTCGGTAGCTGTATCGTCAGGTAAGTCGTCGATGATCGCTTTGCCATACGACGGCTTCAAGATTACCTGCACTTCCGCAGATGATCGGGGGCTTCATAGTCAACACCTGTCGCTGGAGATCGACCCTGAAACCTATGCTGAGGACATTTCGAAAAGCCGAACGTTTGTGGTCTATGAGGACATCGAAGAACTATTGCGCCAAGGTAAAGTGCGCGGAGGTTCTCTAGACTCGGCCATCGTGCTCAAGGGGGATAAAATTCTCTCTAAGGAACCTCTGCGGTATGTGGACGAAATGGTGCGTCACAAGATGCTCGATATCATTGGCGACTTGACGCTCTTGGGAAAGCCACTGAAAGCGCACATTGTGGCCGCATTGCCTGGGCATCGCTTAAATGCTGAGTTGACGAAAGCGATCCGTATGAAGCAGTCGACTCAGAAGTTAGTAAAAAAGGAAGTGCCACCGCCTTTACCGACAGATGCTCCTGAAGTGCCAGACCTGACCCAGGTGGACATGGATGTGCGGAAGCTGATCGAAGTGCTACCACACCGTTATCCTTTCATCATGTTAGATCGTATCGTCGAGGTGAGCGAGGATTGCGATAAGCTCTGGGCGATTAAAAACGTCACGATCAACGAACCTTTTTTTCAGGGGCATTTTCCCGGTCGCCCTGTTATGCCCGGTGTTCTTCAACTGGAGGCGATGGCTCAGGCAGGTGGCGTGCTCTTAATGCGTAAAACTGGAAGCACGAGCACCCTGGCTTTCTTTATGAGTGCTGATAAGGTGAAATTCAGGAACACGGTAGAGCCGGGCGATCAGCTTTGTATTGAGGTATCATTGAATAAGATACGTCATAACCGGATCGGCGTTTGTTCTGCGCAGTGCCGGGTTGGAGATAAGGTAGTATCTTCTGCCGAGCTGATGTTTACACTGGTCATTCCGACCGACGAGGATTCTTGA
- a CDS encoding SET domain-containing protein-lysine N-methyltransferase — translation MSSTKKVIRRVRPVLLSEMDFEIRESSIPDIGLGLFAKRLVRPGDTIGAYTGIIIDDAQSEEEPYVSSRYLVWVCKDCWIVGDSDEGNYTRFINHSKRPNAELVTSTRWKSARIKAIRLIRPGGEVFFDYGDEYWEALESEVKPL, via the coding sequence ATGTCTTCGACCAAAAAGGTGATCCGCCGTGTGCGCCCCGTTCTGCTGAGCGAAATGGATTTTGAAATTCGCGAGAGCAGTATTCCGGACATCGGCCTCGGGCTCTTCGCCAAGCGCCTCGTCCGCCCAGGCGACACAATTGGTGCCTACACTGGCATCATAATCGATGACGCTCAGTCAGAGGAAGAGCCTTACGTATCATCGCGCTATCTTGTTTGGGTGTGTAAGGATTGCTGGATCGTCGGCGATAGTGATGAAGGAAATTACACACGCTTTATCAACCACAGCAAGCGGCCCAACGCCGAGCTGGTCACTTCGACCCGCTGGAAATCTGCTCGTATCAAAGCCATCCGTCTCATACGTCCGGGCGGAGAGGTATTCTTTGATTATGGGGATGAATATTGGGAAGCTCTCGAGTCAGAGGTAAAACCCCTCTAA